In one Streptomyces sp. T12 genomic region, the following are encoded:
- a CDS encoding aminoglycoside phosphotransferase family protein: MKMHANQLTVSPETVRILVDQQFPEWRSLPIRSITSFGTVNAIFRIGDRFTARFPLESADVESMRRQLESEVEAARELAGRTRFPTPEPVALGRPGADYPLPWSVQTWLPGIVADDEDPGESLAFAHDLADLISDLRAIDTRGRTFAGPGRGGDLRSHDAWMETCFERSEQLLDVPRLRHLWATLRELPRGATEDVMTHGDLIPGNVLVSAGRLAGILDVGGFGPADPSLDLVSAWHLLDAGPRRVLRDRLGCDDVEWERGRAWAFAQAMGLVWYYIESNPPMSRMGRRSLERIVAEHPPLP, encoded by the coding sequence GTGAAGATGCACGCCAACCAGCTGACGGTGTCGCCTGAGACAGTGCGCATACTGGTGGATCAGCAGTTTCCTGAATGGCGGAGCCTGCCGATCAGGAGCATCACCTCCTTCGGGACGGTCAACGCCATCTTCCGCATTGGCGATCGGTTCACAGCTCGATTCCCTCTTGAGTCCGCGGACGTCGAGTCGATGCGGCGCCAACTGGAATCCGAGGTCGAAGCGGCTCGCGAGTTGGCGGGGCGTACGCGTTTCCCCACGCCCGAGCCCGTCGCGCTGGGCAGACCCGGGGCGGACTATCCCCTTCCGTGGTCGGTACAGACGTGGCTGCCCGGGATCGTGGCCGACGACGAGGATCCAGGCGAATCGCTCGCGTTCGCCCACGACTTGGCCGATCTCATCAGCGACCTACGCGCAATCGACACACGTGGTCGCACCTTTGCCGGCCCAGGCCGGGGAGGCGACCTGCGATCCCACGACGCGTGGATGGAGACCTGCTTCGAACGCAGCGAGCAGCTCCTGGATGTTCCCCGGCTTCGCCACCTCTGGGCAACGCTGCGCGAACTGCCGCGCGGTGCCACGGAGGACGTGATGACACACGGTGACCTGATTCCCGGCAACGTGCTCGTGTCCGCCGGCCGGCTAGCGGGGATCCTTGATGTCGGCGGCTTCGGGCCGGCTGATCCTTCTCTGGATCTCGTGAGCGCATGGCATTTGCTCGATGCCGGGCCGCGGCGGGTTCTCCGCGATCGCCTGGGGTGCGACGACGTTGAATGGGAGCGGGGCAGGGCGTGGGCCTTCGCCCAAGCCATGGGGTTGGTCTGGTACTACATCGAAAGCAACCCGCCCATGAGTCGTATGGGCCGACGCTCCTTGGAACGCATCGTGGCGGAGCATCCACCACTCCCGTAG
- a CDS encoding aldehyde dehydrogenase family protein: MTGTTALPTTEDLRARALASLERIGASVAEGTDFQARTPITGDDLFGLAAATADDVEEALAATREAFLTWRTTPAPRRGELVRRLGELLREHKSDLADLITIEAGKIRSEALGEVQEMIDICEFAVGLSRQLYGRTIASERPGHRLAETWHPLGVVGVISAFNFPAAVWSWNTAVALACGDTVIWKPSELTPLISVACDRLLAQAVEEVGAPRDVHRLLLGDRAIGEKLVDDPRVALVSATGSTRMGREVGPRVAARFGRSLLELGGNNAAVVAPSADLDLAVQGIVFAAAGTAGQRCTTLRRLIVHRDIADTLVARLTAAYAKLPIGDPFDEGTLVGPLISTTAFDAMQDSVARAQAQGGKVLVGGGRRLTETAPRAAYAEPVIVRVDEQTDVVRQETFAPILYVLTYDTFEEAVALHNDVPQGLSSSIFTRDQQEAERFLSSEGSDCGIANVNIGTSGAEIGGAFGGEKETGGGRESGSDAWRAYMRPATNTINYSSRLALAQNVSFL, encoded by the coding sequence ATGACCGGCACGACCGCCCTGCCCACCACCGAGGACCTGCGCGCCCGCGCCCTGGCGAGCCTGGAGCGCATCGGCGCGAGCGTGGCGGAGGGCACCGACTTCCAGGCCCGTACGCCCATCACCGGCGATGACCTGTTCGGCCTGGCCGCCGCGACCGCCGACGACGTAGAGGAGGCCCTGGCCGCCACCCGCGAGGCGTTCCTCACCTGGCGCACCACGCCCGCTCCCCGACGAGGCGAACTCGTGCGTCGCCTGGGCGAGTTGCTGCGCGAGCACAAGAGCGACCTCGCCGACCTCATCACCATCGAGGCGGGCAAGATCCGCTCGGAGGCGCTGGGCGAGGTCCAGGAGATGATCGACATCTGCGAGTTCGCGGTCGGTCTGTCCCGCCAGCTCTACGGCCGCACCATCGCCTCCGAGCGCCCCGGCCACCGCCTCGCCGAGACCTGGCACCCGCTCGGGGTCGTCGGGGTCATCTCCGCGTTCAACTTCCCGGCCGCAGTGTGGTCGTGGAACACGGCAGTGGCGCTGGCCTGCGGTGACACGGTGATCTGGAAGCCGTCGGAACTCACCCCGCTGATCTCCGTGGCCTGCGACCGGCTGCTGGCCCAGGCGGTCGAAGAGGTCGGCGCTCCCCGGGACGTGCACCGCCTCCTCCTCGGCGACCGCGCCATCGGTGAGAAGCTCGTGGACGACCCGCGCGTCGCGCTCGTCAGCGCCACCGGCTCCACCCGCATGGGCCGCGAGGTCGGCCCCCGGGTCGCGGCCCGCTTCGGACGCAGCCTGCTGGAGCTCGGCGGCAACAACGCCGCCGTCGTCGCCCCCTCGGCCGACCTCGACCTCGCCGTGCAGGGCATCGTCTTCGCCGCGGCGGGCACGGCGGGGCAGCGCTGCACCACCCTGCGCCGTCTGATCGTCCACCGCGACATCGCGGACACGCTGGTCGCCCGCCTGACCGCGGCGTACGCCAAGCTCCCCATCGGCGACCCGTTCGACGAGGGCACGCTGGTCGGCCCCCTCATCTCCACCACCGCGTTCGACGCCATGCAGGACTCGGTCGCCCGCGCGCAGGCGCAGGGCGGCAAGGTGCTCGTGGGCGGCGGGCGCCGCCTGACCGAAACGGCACCCCGGGCCGCCTACGCCGAGCCGGTCATCGTCCGTGTCGACGAACAGACCGACGTCGTACGGCAGGAGACCTTCGCCCCCATCCTCTACGTGCTGACCTACGACACCTTCGAGGAGGCCGTCGCGCTGCACAACGACGTCCCCCAGGGCCTGTCCTCCAGCATCTTCACCCGCGACCAGCAGGAGGCCGAGCGCTTCCTCTCCTCCGAGGGCTCCGACTGCGGTATCGCCAACGTCAACATCGGTACCTCCGGAGCGGAGATCGGCGGTGCCTTCGGCGGTGAGAAGGAGACCGGCGGCGGTCGCGAGTCCGGCTCCGACGCCTGGCGGGCCTACATGCGCCCGGCCACCAACACCATCAACTATTCGAGCCGCCTCGCGCTCGCCCAGAACGTCAGCTTCCTCTGA
- a CDS encoding 2-oxoadipate dioxygenase/decarboxylase family protein yields the protein MVSQTISQWQLRAAFAARLSEMYGREVPAYNTLVDVSREVNEDVLRAQGADAERLGSISRVTAERHGAIRVGTPAELSQVARVFGALGMRPVGFYDLREAAASAVPVVSTAFRPVDGEELARNPFRVFTSMLTPADPRFFDADLRARLETFLAGRELFPPELLALADRAEAEQELPEDDAERFLQLAVAAFELSTEPIGKAWYETLERVSAVAADIGGVRSTHINHLTPRVLDIDELYRRMTERGIEMIDTIQGPPAWKGPDILLRQTSFRALAEPRALRLTDGSVTSGALRVRFGEVEARGIAVTREGRALYDRLLTLVDQQASAHPGADRAELARTLWAEHVPGTERELAAQELAYFTYSVAPDRPRDGSRPPEALGDLLTQGWVRAEPIVYEDFLPRSAAGIFQSNLSDAGSRDNEQQGAAYDSDWLSGAIDREVLDPFALYERQQNESLAQVAGELHLTTLKGAS from the coding sequence ATGGTCAGCCAGACGATCAGCCAGTGGCAGCTACGCGCCGCCTTCGCCGCGCGGCTCTCCGAGATGTACGGCCGTGAGGTCCCCGCCTACAACACGCTCGTGGACGTCTCGCGCGAGGTGAACGAGGACGTCCTGCGCGCCCAGGGCGCCGACGCCGAACGCCTCGGCTCCATCAGCCGCGTGACCGCGGAACGCCACGGCGCCATCCGCGTCGGCACCCCCGCCGAACTCTCCCAGGTCGCCCGCGTGTTCGGCGCCCTGGGCATGCGCCCGGTCGGCTTCTACGACCTGCGCGAGGCCGCCGCCAGCGCGGTACCGGTCGTATCGACCGCGTTCCGTCCCGTCGACGGGGAGGAGCTGGCCCGCAACCCGTTCCGCGTCTTCACGTCCATGCTCACCCCCGCCGACCCGCGCTTCTTCGACGCCGACCTGCGCGCCCGCTTGGAGACGTTCCTCGCCGGCCGCGAACTGTTCCCGCCGGAGCTGCTGGCCCTGGCCGACCGGGCGGAGGCGGAGCAGGAACTGCCCGAGGACGACGCCGAGCGGTTCCTCCAACTGGCCGTCGCCGCCTTCGAGTTGTCGACCGAACCGATCGGCAAGGCCTGGTACGAGACCCTGGAGCGGGTCTCCGCCGTCGCCGCGGACATCGGCGGCGTCCGCAGCACCCACATCAACCACCTCACCCCGCGCGTCCTGGACATCGACGAGCTGTACCGCCGTATGACCGAACGCGGCATCGAGATGATCGACACCATCCAGGGCCCGCCGGCCTGGAAGGGCCCCGACATCCTCCTGCGCCAGACGTCCTTCCGGGCCCTGGCCGAACCCCGCGCCCTGCGCCTCACGGACGGCAGCGTCACCAGCGGCGCCCTGCGCGTGCGGTTCGGCGAGGTCGAGGCGCGCGGTATCGCCGTGACGCGCGAGGGCCGGGCGCTCTACGACCGGCTGCTCACCCTCGTCGACCAGCAGGCGAGTGCGCACCCCGGTGCCGACCGGGCCGAACTCGCCCGCACCCTGTGGGCGGAGCACGTCCCCGGCACCGAACGCGAGCTCGCTGCCCAGGAGTTGGCGTACTTCACCTACAGCGTCGCGCCCGACCGCCCCCGCGACGGCAGCCGCCCGCCCGAGGCCCTCGGCGACCTGCTGACCCAGGGCTGGGTACGGGCCGAGCCCATCGTCTACGAGGACTTCCTGCCCCGCTCGGCGGCGGGCATCTTCCAGTCCAACCTCAGCGACGCGGGCTCCCGCGACAACGAACAGCAAGGCGCCGCCTACGACAGCGACTGGCTCTCCGGCGCCATCGACCGCGAAGTCCTCGACCCCTTCGCCCTGTACGAGCGGCAGCAGAACGAGTCCCTCGCGCAGGTCGCCGGGGAACTGCACCTCACCACCCTCAAGGGAGCATCATGA